In Nocardioides daphniae, the DNA window ATCGGCACGGCAGCGGCCAATCTTGGCCTCGTGGTGTTCGCCGCGGTCAAGCTGGACAAGTGACAACGCCCGCGTCAGCAGTCAGCCAGGTCGCAGGACACTCGCCGCCTCGTCATCGACTTGGATGAAACGAAGTCAGCCCTGGTCGCTGTCTTCCTTGGACCGCGCCTCGCTGTTCTCGGTCATGCGGCCTGCGCGATGCTCGACCTTCAAGGCGAGCGCGTTGCGCTGCGGGCCGAGGACGATGTACGACGCGACCCCGCTCACTAGGAACGCGATGATGAGGACCATCAGGACGTTGGCCGAATCGTTGATGAGGGACCACGTCGCGAACACAACGCCGAACGTGACGGCGAACAGGCCGCCACGCAGGGCGGTGTAGATCCAGAACTCCTTCACCCCGCAAGGGTAGGCCAGCCGGCTCGTTTGAACCGCATCTACTAAGCTGAGTAGTAACGGCGCGGATCATCCGTTGCGCACCCGGTCAGACCGGCAAGCGCGGTGAAGCGAGGGAGTGACGAGGAGCTGCTGCTGTCGTGTCGGCGATCCTCAGATCACAGTCGGGAATCTTCTGACCGCCCCGGTGCCAGATAGTTGGAGATCGTCACGGACCAGGTCCATGCGCGCAGCCGCGGCGTCGAGGTTGGACTGGCTGGCCTCTGGTCGCTCGATGAGAGTCTGCAACCGGGCGGTGTCTACGGTATCCGGACGCAGCCCCCTGAGCT includes these proteins:
- a CDS encoding DUF4229 domain-containing protein; the protein is MKEFWIYTALRGGLFAVTFGVVFATWSLINDSANVLMVLIIAFLVSGVASYIVLGPQRNALALKVEHRAGRMTENSEARSKEDSDQG